The genomic segment gtacTTTCCTTTTAAGgcttaaatatttatataatacctttaattttaatttattcaaaATGTGTGATATTGGTTTGATAGGTTTGGCTGTCATGGGCCAGAATTTAAGTTTGAATATTTCAAGCAAAGGTTTTAAAATTGGTGTTTATAATAGGACATATGAAAGAACAGAAGAAACAATGAAAAGAGCAAAAGAAGAGAATTTGGTTGTTTATGGTTATAAAACAGTAgaagaattaataaataatttgaaaaaaCCAAGGAaagttattttattaatcaaAGCAGGTCCAGCTGTAGATGAGAATAttagtaatatattaaaacattttgAAAAAGGAGATATAATAATTGATGGTGGGAATGAATGGTATATTAATTCAGAAAGaagaataaaattatgtaaagaaaaagatgTAGAATATTTAGCTATGGGTGTGAGTGGAGGTGAAGCAGGTGCAAGATATGGTTGTTCATTTATGCCTGGTGGTTCTAAATATGCATATGATTGTGTGAAAgaaatattagaaaaatGTTCAGCTCAAGTTGGAAATTCTCCTTGTGTTACTTATATAGGTCCAGGTTCCTCAGGGAATTATGTAAAAATGGTACATAATGGAATAGAATATGGAGATATGCAATTAATATCAGAAAGTTATGTAATTAtgaaacatatattaaaatatgataatcaGAAATTATCAGAAGTTTTTAATAAATGGAATGAAGGTATATTAAATTCTTACTTAATTGAAATTACTGCAAATATTCTTGCAAAAAAAGATGACTtaacaaataattatttagtTGATATGATATTAGATATTGCTGGAGCAAAAGGTACAGGGAAATGGACTATGCTTGAAGCTACCGAAAGAGGTATCCCTTGTCCAACTATGTGTGCTGCTTTAGATGCACGTAATATAAGTGTTTTTAAAGAATTAAGAACTAAAGCAGAatctaattttaataaagataatattcTTATTGACCCAAATGAAGATTTAAATGATTTTgaaaatgatttattaaatgcTCTTTATTGTTGtaaaattatttcatatacTCAAGGTCTTTTCCTTTTAAAACAAGTTTCTGAAGAAATGAACTGGAAATTAAATTTGGGAGAAATTGCTAGAATATGGAGAGGTGGTTGTATTATAAGAGCTGTTTTCTTAGATCGTATAGCAAAtgcttataaaaataatgaaaaattagaATTATTATTCCTAGATAATGAATTCTCAgatgatattaaaaataaattacctTCCTTAAGAAAAATTGTTCTTATGGCTACAAAATATTCCATACCAATTCCTGCCTTCTCAGCTAGTTTAGCATATTTTCAAATGGTAACCTCACAAAATTTACCTCTTAATTTAGTGCAAGCCCAAAGGGATTATTTTGGATCACACACATATAGGAGAACAGATCGTGAAGGAAATTATCACACCTTGtggtgataataaatatgcatgtaaattttttattttcttatggaaaaatatgaaagtaTACTATTCCATATTaagtatacatatacacTTTAAGAactataaaacaaaaaataatacaaacaaataaataaataaataaatatatatatatatatgtgcatatctcctctttattaatataatattttaatcttcttattatataatcatatgacaataaaaatagaaagaaCAAAGGCAAAATTACCATATATTTAAACCTTTATATTTcatagatataatatatttttatttttatttttttataacattcaAAAAACACAtggataaaaatttaaaattataaaatttgtcATACAACATTATATCAAAcaagataataaaattattaaaaaaatatatgtagatCAATTGTAATGTTgtaattttcataatttataagaaaaaaaagtatacatataaatatatatatatatatatatatatatatatatatatttatttatttatttatgtaatattttttttttttttttttctttttataatattaatgtctTTTTCACATTACTATGTTGtgttgaaaaataaaataataataacaataaaacaaaaatatgaggtaattatatttaattcctATAATTGAATTTttcaaagaaaaattattgaaaataatattttaaatatttttattaataaaaaattaaaaaaaagtaaaaattattttagtctttttttttttttttttttttttttcaatacaAATAGACTTATTATTAAaacttttttgttttttattttgattttttttaaaattgataatataatataattttatttgattCTTATTTTTGTGATTTTATgatttgataatataaattattcttatattttgttaataattattatatacgcaacattaatttatatgtcAATAACTATTGTTTGCACCAActtaacaaaaaattaaaaaaaatatatatcattagaAGTATtacattgttttttttttgtttttttttttttatatataaatatggataacttattttattatatgataattcAAAATGATAGAATACAACCTATTATTGTAAGACAACCACAGACAGTTATAATACATAGTCAACCCAAATTACCTATAACATTAGACTTACCACctcaaaatattattttaaaaaatgaagatccACAACCAATTATAGTGAGACAATCTAATCCCAATATCATAATTGAAAAATCACAAAATGATTTTTATAACCATCCAAATTTCCATATAGGATTACATGATAAGGTAAATTCAATGtcagatataaataataccaATATAAAGGAACAACCAATTAAGGATAATATGATTGAAGATAtgcaaaatataaacaatgcTGACAcacaattttattataataatcaaaatgttataaatgaaaataatgtttTACCCACACATTATAGCTATCTGAATAATGGTGTATTTAATAAGGAACATAATTATGATCCATACAATTTTACGttatattcaaataaatgaatgtattaataaatggaaatatgaatatatatgaatatatgtgaatatttgttttctttcttcttataatttaatatgtcCTTTCACCCTttcagttttttttttttttttttttttttttttttaattttgtctCTAAACCtttatatagataaaaaaaagaatataaattgttttacgttttaaaatattctcttaccgtttttttttttttttttagagaCTAAAAAActgataatttaaaaatacattaaaaataaaaatgaataccTTTTCGAAAccatttaattaaaatttattaaaatattaacttTTAATGATTTACAAAAGAatgtaacatatattttgtaattattaaaataattctcaatcataaataagaaatataaaaatgttctaatatattgttaaacttatattaaaattatctaAAAGGTTCTTtcaattattaattattatatagaaatttataaaagagagaaaaaaaaaaaaaaaaaaaaaaaaaaaaaaaaaatagtaaaGAAATCATATGaaaggaaaagaaatataaagaaaaataatatattattcgaATCAGTTTTACTAATTTTTGtgctttttttattatttctaattatataatttttcaataGTTTTCGATTTGCATTCTGTATATCACATTAACGCCTCAATAATAATCCCAATTTTCCATTTGACATATATTGAATTGTCTAGTCATTTATTTCCCActtattacataatatttttatttatattggtCATTACTGGGCAGTTCATATCTGTTACTATCGTCTCTTGACATGTGTCcacattttgtatataatttggGGGTGCTTCATTTTTAACAACAACATTAGGATTTGATTGTTTAACAAAAACTGAAGTTGGAGGATTATTTTTCACAACAATATTGGAGGGTGGTTGATTAAGGACCATTGCTGGTTGTGATTCATTTTGAACAACTACCGTTGTAGGCATCTGTACTAAAATGGGAGAAGGTAGTAATTGGTTTTTCACATATATAGGAGGTAATGGTTCAAAATATATAGGCTGACTATAATGTTGTGTTGTATGATCACTGGAAAATGATTGAGGAATTACAGCATTATTATTAGGAACATACATTTGGAAAGGTTGCATTGAAACaacatttattttgttatctAATTGAGGCACAAAATTAAAGGGATGCATCATATAAacaattttacaaaaaaaaaaaaaaataaaataaataaaataaaataaaataagtaaaataatataaaatatttatataagttAAAAAGGAAATCGATTATATCATTAAACAAGTATAATTTCAGACATAAAAGAATAGGTTAAATACAGGTTTATGTAgtataataaacaaaaataaataaaaatgtattacaTAGAATTTAATTATACAACATcagtcaaaaaaaaaaaaaaaaaaaaaaaaaaaaaaagaagaaaaagaaaaatattttatatatgtttacgtgttttcaatttattaaatgataatttatataaaaatataaaaaaataattacatgGCAAAAATATTCAagctataataataatataaacaaatatatgaacagttaatatatgtgtatatgtatatatatataaatttttttttttttttttaattctcataatgttaataagagttaaatatattatgaccGCGACTagctttattatatataaaagtacaCATTGTAAGGaaacactttttttttttttcacttactcatatatatatatatatatatatatatatatattttacctgAACAGGTCAGAATTACGTtgtatattcttataatatcaggaataatatttttgtaatttttatatatctatataagaCAATATAAactatatgattttttttaatattacaaaacAACATACAAAATGTTATtacacaattttttttttttttcttttggaAATATtgttatgttatttttataaggaTTGAggattaatttttatttatataataaacataaatataaataaaaaaattgcaAAGTTATAAATAAAGGAATATGGAATGATactcttttatattaatatggtTATAAACCGTAaggatataaaattaaatatcatattatGTACTTTTATGGTGTATTAAGGAACGAGaacataagaaaatataatatatatttttctatattttagTGTTTCTTATTACCATTTGAATTTACTTATTATAtctaataatatgtaatgtgattataataagatataaagatttatatatatatatattatttttattgttctcattagaaaaaatatgataatatatttgttactttattaaatttatagttgttataattgtaataaagtaatatggaaaaacacataaataaataaataaataaatatatatatatatatatgtatcattaTTTTAGATAGTAAATCTattacgaaaaaaaaaaaaaaaaattcagatATTAATTACGAATGAACAaacttttataaatataaaaaaaaactaattTTAATTAGACATTGAATTATgatgtaaaataaaatatatatatttatattgtagCGTAATTTCATATTAGGCTTTTATTGATAAAAATGCTTAATTaggtttaaaaaaaaaaaaaactttatacatatatatatataatatatatatatgtgaatatcTTTGAAGTATTGTACTTCTACTTTTATtactacatattttttaagatgcaaaatgatatttttattattatattcatttctaaaggatattattatcatttttttaataaatatgtctttttttttttttctttttttttgtacatcTTTATTTTACCATATTGGTAAATATTTTGCCTTTTTTGTTTGGTCACGATTtctcttttaataattcaacttgacttttttatcatattctcTGAAGAATTCTctcattttattaaaatcatTGGGatccattttattaaaaacattATTTGTCTTAAGATCTTCCTGTAATATTGGCAGAGTGAggtatttaatatttttattatttctcctgtttaatattatgtgtgtgtttttgttttccctaatattttttaaatatggtTCAATGGTAGGGCAAGATCCTTTAATTTCTGTACAGTATTCCACCAGCTTGttagtaatattattatcatttatatgatatttattgAGAAGTTTTCCATAAAATTCATATTTagttaatttttcattatgtatataaatacttggaattaatttttctctaaaatgaaaattcggaatttcttcattaaaaaatttaattatttgtatagTTATATTATCTTTGGATCCTGATAGAAGTGCATAATCCAGAATATTAATTACAGCATCGCTTAAAGTATGTCTGTTCATACAATCATAAGTAAATTTTGCAACATCATTCCAGGATAACATTTCGAATAATCCATCACATCCTAAAAATAGTATATCGTCACAATTtgcataaaatatttttatatcagGTATGCAACTTATCATGGTTTCATGAGGATTATATGGACAGTcggattttattttataattctgacaataaattatatataacgtaaatatatatatatatatatatatatatatatatatatatatatatataattatttatttatttgtttgtttttatttttttattttttatatgacaaatacataataaattattcataaaaaaatttcaaatTATACTTTGTCTCCAAAAGAACGGGATACACCTATATATCCAAGTATTCTTCCATTTTCAACAAATCCTCcaattttatatatcctttctttttcttttttattataaggTTTATGGTCTTCGcttaatgaaataaatgatCCATCCTTTTTAATAAGCATTGCTCTGGAATCTCCTGATATGAATAGAAATATATggttacatatacatataaattataagtaaaatacataaaaaaataaaataattatattttttcatatttattaatttaccCAAGTTGCAAATATATAGCTTAAAAAAAtccttatttataattttttcaattaTCGCAATTATTGCTAAGGCATAtgaaataacaataaaacattacaatattattatatacatattatataatgatgcATTTTCATGATTAATATgtttttacatatacatatatatataaatatatacatatacttaTTAAAGTATAATTGAAATGAAATGTCTCCATAATCTATACCTGTTGATCCATTATGAGCGAAATTACTATCTAAAataggaaaagaaaaagaaaataataaatgtacaATTCAATCCAAAtacatttatacatatatatatatatatatatatatatgtatatatactcaatatattataaaggtCAAATATGAACATACTTAATATTTCATTGTCCATTTGAATACAAGCATTAGTTATATTGTTAACATCCAACGTTGTACAATTACctaaaggaaaatatatatatatatatatatatatatatgtgatttattttttcacagaatttttttttattaaaaatatatattgataattatttaaaataaccAATAAAATCAGCTATGTTCCTTGCGCAATATAAGGCTGTTTCTTTTCCTATATGACTATCACATGAAAATGcacattatttaaatatatatatattaaaaaaaatatttataaaacgaaatattatcaaaattatttataatattataatatattcattattatattccttGATAATGGTTGTGTTTTATGTATACCCATCAAAAATGGTGCACATCCTTAAATttgtaaagaaaaaaaaagaaaagaatattaaaaaaaaaatatatcattagaataataatttcatCTGTTAATCAAGACAAATATTCaattattcaaatatattataacatagacatatatttatatatgtattaatatatatctattaatatatatttatgcataAATCGATAAATCTCTAATAACATACCTGCAGGATGGAAAATTTTTAAGGGAAGCTAAAATAACCGTTGCCTAATAATGAcaaaaatacatacacacacacatatatatatatatatatatatatatatatatatatatatatatatgtttctaTTTAATCTTATATTTccctatatttttatgagaacataaaattttttttttttttttaacactTCGATTAAAtgcaattaaaaaaaatataaagggAACTATGTAAgggtattatattattaatttaatcacaatacattatataattacatgaaatatgtataatgaaAAACATTAACacttatatattacatcTTCTTCTGTGGCACGATATCCTTGCATAGTTCCAGCACAGACATGGGTATACCAACTAACGATTTCAGATATCTCTTTTGTACTTATTAAATTAAtcttattcatatttattctttacaTTCGGAATAAGATAAATcacttataatatattgtaagTGTTCAAAAAGaatgttttgttttttttattctttttatttttgtaaaaatttGCATAActctatatttaaaataattgaGAACtgcaataaaataaagataaagataAAGACGCTTTTGATTActccatatataatttaatttatttttatttcattttattttttagtattttttttttttttttttctttttgcgtaatatatatatatattacatactTGTTGGAGCTACATTTCCGTACTACAagatgaaaaggaaaaaagcccttttgttttttatgtttaataCACAAATGAAGTGTAAGTATGAAACccccccaaaaaaaaaaatatatatatatatgtaataggtttaaaatatacatatatatatatatatgcttatacaaaaattattgaacgattaatatataattgtatcatttaatttttttttttttgttaattctTTCTATTAAACATGTACTTGTCTAAAGACATAAATTTTGTCAAATATTCACATTAAATTTTGTaaacaaatattaataagaatatagacaatatatacaatatataccatatatacaatatatacaatatatataatatatacattttgttcttatatattaaaaaaaatatatatgatatcataacataatacattaaatataaatatattattagaatttttttgtatatatatatatatatttatttatttatattatcctccacatttaataaaaaatttaacatttgtatttttatttcttattctTCATTCAAttatttacttatttattttaatttcctACTTTTTAGtgtcatatataattaatttttaaggtataaaaaaatttctttttacaaaaaaaaaaaaagaaaaaaaaaaaaaaacaaaaaaaaaaaaattataacagATTAATTTCTGCATAttactaaaaataaaaaatatccgttatattcaaaatttacaaaattgtatgaataaaaaaaaaaaaaaaacatcaaaaaaataaaggaaaagaaTACAAAATTGCACACATATTGTGAAAATGTTaatttagaaaaatatataatatatatataaatatatattgaagaCCATGTCAAACAATATTCGtaataatattcttattGCAATTCACACTTTTTTAATTGTAATGATGTGTATCccttaatataaatataagatatatattgtgtatacgtttataaaattatatcctAACTTGTATATTAAAATCACAAGTACATTATTCTACATGCTTGTAATACGaatcttttataaaatattcatacttttacaatattattatattattatattttattgcgtttgaatttttttttttttttttttttttttcatctttctATTAATTTAAATCTGTTAATCATCTTACAAACTAAAATCAGTTGATACATTTTTATCACATCTTTCTGAGGTAAACCAGCTTATATACTTAACAGATGAAAAGGTAATTTGGTTTTTTAgtcttttttcatattcacACAATTGCTCCATAAATCCAATATTGggacatatatttttttttcccattataaaattaaaagctTCATTAAGACCAAAGttctaaaaaataaattaaataaataaattatataaatatatataaatatatataatatttaggATGCATAAATATAAGATTAATAACCTGTTTTCCAATTAAATATGCAATGGATATTGTTGATGATCGACTAATTCCATgactattaaaaaaaaaaaaaaaaaaaaaatatatatctatatatacatataaatatattaatatataaatatatatatatatatatatatatataatactttccatatcattttatttttttccttttgcACTTAATTAATATCTTACCAACAACAAATAAGTACTGATTGCTCTTTAGTTATATACGAATGGATAAAATTATTCGATTCTTCAAAATATGACGATATATTTTCTAAACCTATGTCCTCCAAATTAATTCTTAAAATTTCATATCCATTTGGTATTTTATACTCAGGATATTCAAAATAAGTACAACATATAACCACcgctttaatattattttttttaagattttCTACATTatctatatcattttttttacccaaatataaatatggtaTTATTTGAATCATTTAatcatatgttatataataagcCCCccccccaaaaaaaaaaaaaaaaaaaaaaaaaaaaattaaataaaattataaatataaatataaatatatataataaaatataaaaaatataacttataaaatatattaaagtaatatatatatatataacaaaaaaaaaaaaagaaagaaagaaaaataataaaaaaggaagaattaaatatatatttataatatatattatatattattaggaTATCGCAAAATTTACAGGGTTAACGAAATTTAGGTTCGCATATATAACATTCAATGATAATTTAAATCTTCAAagtactaaaaaaaaaaataataaataaataaataaattaacgtacataataacattaatataagaagtatatattattattttaatatatattattatatagtaaagatcatatttatatatatatatatatatatatatctattattatattatgtaaatattagtataatataataaaaacataaaatatataattatatgtacattaaaaaaaaaaggggggaaaaaaaatagtaaatatatttatatatatatatatatattattatatagtaaagatcatatttatatatatatatatatatatatatctattattatattatgtaaatatagtataatataataaaaacataaaatatataattatatgtacattaaaaaaaaaaggggggaaaaaaaatagtaaatatatttatatatatatatatatatatattattaatatagctaaaaaatatatatattattatctagcgaaaatatatattaaattatataatatagctaaaaaaaaaaaaaaaaaaaaaaaaaaaaaaatattaaaatatattaatgttataaattatttattaaaaatatgatgtTACATATAAGACAATTTATTTAAACAAGGCTTAAGTAGATCCTTCATTTAATGTGGtaaaattaatacatttatttataatatttttgtaattacaatgtatatgatatatatatttttttttatattgaaaTGAGGAAAATAATTGATATTCtcctataaaataaatataataagttactttattatcataaaaataattttaaactaaataaataattcattttaaaattatagataatatatatatatatatatatatatatatatatatttatttagaggtgtattcaaaaaaataaataaatatcgaatagaatataatatgtaagaTATATGAAATGAAATATGTGCATAAAAATTCTTATGaagtttatataaaaattacacTACtaatctttttatatttgaaaaaagaaaaataatttattttttacatatatgacAAAAttggaaaatattataatattatataaaatgaaaagtcattaatataaataaataaataaataaatatatatatatatatatatatatatatatatatatatgcgtttaatttttttcttttttgaaatattagAATTAACTTATttctataattttctttaattaatattgagaaaataaatatataaaaaatatttcgcTTTATCGTGAACATACACAAATATATGCAGGATATATGAACACATTTATAActtaatgttttattatttttttaaaaagataaagatattatatataaggaCACCGtatcttcatatattttttttttgcacaTTTACTAACAAAATGAATAACGAAAATCTAAAAGATACAACCGATGAAAATGAGGAATTAAAAGTTCtcataaaaaatgtatttaatcattaaaaaaaaaaaaaataagaagaatGTATATAATGTGTATAAAAGTATTAGGTCATATATGTCCTAAAAACATCGttccaaaatatatatatatatatatatatatatatgtgtttatttatttaattgaaTTATACCAATACAATGACAAcagtttattaaataaaattcatttatataaataatcataGTCCCACTTTTATAATACTAcatacaataaaatataatattttttttatgaacagataaaagaatatttaaaaaaggtACACAAAAac from the Plasmodium falciparum 3D7 genome assembly, chromosome: 14 genome contains:
- a CDS encoding 6-phosphogluconate dehydrogenase, decarboxylating; this encodes MCDIGLIGLAVMGQNLSLNISSKGFKIGVYNRTYERTEETMKRAKEENLVVYGYKTVEELINNLKKPRKVILLIKAGPAVDENISNILKHFEKGDIIIDGGNEWYINSERRIKLCKEKDVEYLAMGVSGGEAGARYGCSFMPGGSKYAYDCVKEILEKCSAQVGNSPCVTYIGPGSSGNYVKMVHNGIEYGDMQLISESYVIMKHILKYDNQKLSEVFNKWNEGILNSYLIEITANILAKKDDLTNNYLVDMILDIAGAKGTGKWTMLEATERGIPCPTMCAALDARNISVFKELRTKAESNFNKDNILIDPNEDLNDFENDLLNALYCCKIISYTQGLFLLKQVSEEMNWKLNLGEIARIWRGGCIIRAVFLDRIANAYKNNEKLELLFLDNEFSDDIKNKLPSLRKIVLMATKYSIPIPAFSASLAYFQMVTSQNLPLNLVQAQRDYFGSHTYRRTDREGNYHTLW
- a CDS encoding protein tyrosine phosphatase, putative: MIQIIPYLYLGKKNDIDNVENLKKNNIKAVVICCTYFEYPEYKIPNGYEILRINLEDIGLENISSYFEESNNFIHSYITKEQSVLICCCHGISRSSTISIAYLIGKQNFGLNEAFNFIMGKKNICPNIGFMEQLCEYEKRLKNQITFSSVKYISWFTSERCDKNVSTDFSL
- a CDS encoding protein phosphatase PPM3, putative, with the protein product MNKINLISTKEISEIVSWYTHVCAGTMQGYRATEEDATVILASLKNFPSCRMCTIFDGHIGKETALYCARNIADFIGNCTTLDVNNITNACIQMDNEILNSNFAHNGSTAIIAIIEKIINKDFFKLYICNLGDSRAMLIKKDGSFISLSEDHKPYNKKEKERIYKIGGFVENGRILGYIGVSRSFGDKNYKIKSDCPYNPHETMISCIPDIKIFYANCDDILFLGCDGLFEMLSWNDVAKFTYDCMNRHTLSDAVINILDYALLSGSKDNITIQIIKFFNEEIPNFHFREKLIPSIYIHNEKLTKYEFYGKLLNKYHINDNNITNKLVEYCTEIKGSCPTIEPYLKNIRENKNTHIILNRRNNKNIKYLTLPILQEDLKTNNVFNKMDPNDFNKMREFFREYDKKVKLNY